Proteins co-encoded in one Dreissena polymorpha isolate Duluth1 chromosome 12, UMN_Dpol_1.0, whole genome shotgun sequence genomic window:
- the LOC127853781 gene encoding ubiquinone biosynthesis O-methyltransferase, mitochondrial-like, whose amino-acid sequence MHVQPYSTILRRCQLCLYSCLKRLQSETSRNQNMRLYRQLNRAFLSNRRTYGQRPVVSSTMDADEIKHFRSLANTWWDETGEFEALHAMNKIRIPFIRDGLVQQLEMSPRNPAEPLQGLSVVDVGSGGGLLTEPIARLGAFVVGIEPVEESTKIAQLHLEEDPRLLPRVKYITGSVEDLVSTEAETFDAVVASEVVEHVNDLEAFMASCCSLVKPGGSLFVTTMNKTLLSRTLAVFGAEKVFRIVPEGTHDWQKFVPPSDLQSILEKNHFHTRLLHGMLYMPVLREWRWVPDTSINYALHAVKD is encoded by the exons ATGCATGTTCAGCCTTATTCAACTATACTAAGGCGCTGTCAGTTATgtttatattcatgtttaaagaGGCTGCAATCTGAAACATCCAGAAATCAAAACATGCGCCTTTATCGGCAATTAAATCGTGCATTTTTAAGCAACAG gagGACATATGGACAACGTCCTGTGGTCTCAAGCACAATGGATGCTGATGAGATCAAACATTTTCGTTCGCTTGCCAACACTTGGTGGGATGAAACTGGTGAATTTGAGGCATTACATGCTATGAACAAAATTCGGATACCCTTCATACGTGATGGTTTAGTTCAGCAGCTAGAGATGTCCCCAAGGAACCCTGCAGAACCTCTGCAAGGGCTGTCGGTGGTGGATGTAGGAAGCGGTGGAGGGCTACTGACTGAG CCCATTGCTAGACTGGGAGCTTTTGTAGTTGGCATTGAGCCTGTAGAAGAAAGTACTAAAATAGCACAGTTGCATTTAGAAGAAGATCCCAGATTGCTGCCAAGAGTGAAATATATTACAG GCTCCGTGGAGGATTTGGTGAGTACAGAAGCAGAGACGTTTGATGCTGTGGTAGCGTCTGAGGTCGTAGAGCATGTCAATGACCTTGAGGCTTTCATGGCGAGTTGCTGCTCACTAGTCAAG CCCGGAGGTTCCCTGTTTGTGACAACCATGAATAAGACGCTGTTGTCAAGAACACTCGCAGTGTTTGGGGCGGAGAAAGTGTTTCGTATTGTTCCAGAGGGCACCCATGATTGGCAGAAGTTTGTGCCCCCCTCAGATCTCCAGTCCATTcttgaaaaaa ATCATTTTCACACTCGACTGTTACACGGGATGTTGTACATGCCAGTACTACGGGAGTGGCGTTGGGTGCCCGACACCAGCATAAATTACGCTCTACATGCTGTAAAAGACTAG